A genomic stretch from Acropora palmata chromosome 13, jaAcrPala1.3, whole genome shotgun sequence includes:
- the LOC141864132 gene encoding histamine H2 receptor-like isoform X1, whose translation MQNDSYSSSDHSENPPDYDLDIYAGVFDARYHIPPLIVALFIIGLNGWVIFLVQTYSNLKTNMNMLLCSLALSDLLTGLLSIPLHVSCDVIRKTPICVASQLALRFTSVSTVCHLLAITIDRYIGIKYSLRYNAVVTKQRISITSFLIWGSSLFVSLIQLSFIDYDREDIDEENDDVMKHEIRYDVFSLLVFVVLPFVIMFFVYGDMFLVILRQYRNIRQYNSPSWLETKRKTHQEWKAVLIFSIILLMFLICWLPFFTVRLQHNLGDDFYEMSDTMEFILVYLRFLTSLFNPFLYILGKRDFRRAISASRKRFFDRLRSNSLHSSIKTTTV comes from the coding sequence ATGCAAAACGATAGTTACTCCTCGTCGGATCACTCGGAAAATCCACCCGATTATGACTTGGATATTTACGCAGGAGTGTTCGACGCACGTTATCACATTCCTCCTTTAATAGTCGCACTCTTCATTATTGGATTGAATGGTTGGGTTATTTTTCTTGTACAAACTTACTCgaacttaaaaacaaacatgaaCATGTTGCTGTGCAGCCTGGCCTTGTCAGATCTTCTGACCGGGTTACTAAGCATACCCCTACACGTAAGTTGTGATGTTATCAGAAAGACGCCAATCTGTGTGGCATCGCAGCTGGCTTTGAGGTTCACGTCTGTGTCTACGGTTTGTCATTTGCTAGCCATCACAATTGATCGCTACATTGGTATAAAATACTCTCTTCGTTACAACGCTGTCGTAACAAAACAACGAATTTCCATCACTTCGTTTCTCATTTGGGGCTCGTCTCTTTTCGTTTCCCTCATCCAACTCTCTTTTATCGACTACGACCGAGAAGATATCGACGAAGAAAACGATGACGTCATGAAACACGAGATTCGCTATGACGTGTTTTCGCTATTGGTTTTCGTAGTGTTGCCGTTCGTGatcatgttttttgtttatgggGACATGTTCCTTGTAATCTTGCGCCAATATCGTAACATCAGACAATACAACTCTccgagttggctggaaaccaaacgaaaaaccCACCAAGAGTGGAAAGCTGTGCTGATATTTTCCATAATACTTCTGATGTTTTTGATATGCTGGTTACCTTTCTTCACTGTGAGACTTCAGCACAACCTCGGAGATGACTTCTATGAGATGTCCGACACAATGGAGTTCATTCTCGTTTACCTTAGATTCTTAACGTCATTGTTCAATCCATTTTTGTACATCCTTGGCAAACGGGATTTTCGCCGAGCCATAAGTGCATCAAGGAAACGCTTCTTCGACCGGCTTCGTTCAAACTCACTTCATTCATCGATCAAGACAACTACCGTGTAA
- the LOC141864130 gene encoding beta-1 adrenergic receptor-like, with translation MKEPDILKLMSAITMTSTTYSRNSSAFERKNSTEFGKQEWIPENDDMENIFFEGFFDPKADVVPLVLALLIVFINIFVVVLIFRKKYLRTNTNLLLWSLAMSDLLTGVVSVPLFITCNIIRQSAICIMEEQMSRFISASIVCHLMSVTIDRYLAIMHPLRYSSIVTRSNCILVILSIWLISPIVALVQLSWLIPYHQHVEAEPSVVTLQAESIYDAVFLSLFFLFPLVFMSFTYAKIILEIVRQSRNIHQNHHPTFSNATRSRIRHERKALAIFAAMLLTYMICWLPYFSIRRFEYSGLPIPLIYVIFWLRYLASLLNPCFYILGKQDFRKAVCDNQVKLDV, from the exons ATGAAGGAGCCTGATATCCTCAAATTGATGAGTGCTATAACAATGACTTCAACAACTTACTCAAGAAACAGTTCGGCTTTTGAGAGGAAAAACTCCACTGAATTTGGAAAACAAGAATGGATACCAGAAAACG atGATATggaaaacatcttttttgAAGGCTTTTTTGACCCGAAAGCGGATGTTGTTCCTCTTGTGTTGGCTTTGTTAATCGTCTTTATCAACATTTTCGTCGTGGTATTAATATTCCGAAAGAAATATCTTCGAACAAATACAAACCTCCTGCTGTGGAGCCTGGCAATGTCTGACCTTCTAACAGGCGTAGTGTCCGTGCCGCTTTTTATCACGTGCAACATCATCCGCCAATCAGCGATTTGTATTATGGAAGAGCAGATGTCACGCTTCATTTCCGCGTCAATTGTGTGTCACTTGATGTCAGTTACTATAGACAG ATACTTGGCCATTATGCACCCATTGCGCTATTCCTCCATAGTCACGAGATCAAACTGCATTCTGGTGATCCTGTCAATCTGGTTGATATCACCAATCGTTGCCCTCGTTCAGTTGTCATGGCTCATTCCATACCATCAACATGTAGAAGCTGAACCGAGCGTAGTCACATTACAGGCAGAAAGCATTTACGATGCTGTATTTTTATCgttattctttcttttcccGCTGGTTTTCATGAGCTTTACTTATGCAAAGATTATCCTCGAAATCGTCAGACAAAGTCGTAATATTCACCAAAATCATCACCCAACCTTTTCAAACGCAACGAGAAGTCGAATCCGACATGAACGCAAGGCTCTCGCAATTTTTGCCGCCATGTTGTTGACTTACATGATATGCTGGCTTCCGTATTTCAGTATACGGAGATTTGAATACTCTGGCCTCCCTATACCACTCATATATGTCATATTTTGGTTGCGTTACCTGGCATCGCTGTTAAATCCGTGTTTTTACATTCTTGGCAAGCAGGACTTTCGAAAGGCTGTCTGTGACAATCAGGTGAAGCTGGACGTATGA